The following is a genomic window from Motilibacter aurantiacus.
TGGCCCGTGCGGTGGCCGCGGTCGAGGCCGACCTCGCCGTCGCGCCGTTCCGGGCGCCCGAGGCCGACCGGCTCGCCCAGCTCGGGCTCGGCGCCCGCGAGCTCGCCGCCGCCGTACGCGTCGGTGCCCTGCTCAAGGTCGCCGACGGGGTCTACCTGCTGCCCGACGCGCCGGCCCGTGCGGCGGCGGCGCTGGAGCGCCTGCCCGCGCCCTTCACGCTCAGCGAGGCACGGCGGCACCTCGACACCACCCGCCGCGTCGCGGTCCCGTTCCTCGAGCTGCTGGACCGCAGCGGGGTCACTCAGCGGCTGCCGGACGACCGCCGCCGGCTCCGGGAGAGCGGCACGCCCTGAGCTGCCGCTCAGCGGTCGCGCAGCCTGACCCGCACGGTCACGTCGTCGCCGAGCCGTACGTCCTCGGCCGCGCGCACGGCTTTCGGCAGGGCCACGAAGTGGCTGCCGTCGCCCGTGGGCATCAGCGAGGTGGGCCACGTCGTCGAGCCGACGGTCGCGGTGACGGCGATGAGGCCGCGGCGGGCGCGGTGGGCGAGGTCGCCGGACCACTCGCGCGGGGCCCGGACGAAGTGCCATCCGCCCGGGCCGGGGAAGAGCTCGACCTCCCCGGTGACGACAAGGTCCTCGCTCACCGACCCTCCTCCGGCATCCGCATGGCCGGCGCGGATGCTAGCGGCCGGCCGGCTCCCACGGCTGGGCGACGGCCGGGCCCAACCCCTGTCCTCCGGGCACGGATGCCCCATGCGGCCCGGAAGTGGCGATATGGGGCGACTGTCGAAAGAAGGCACTGACAGCATCGCCCCACCTGTGCTGGAGTCACCTCATGGAGTGGCCGCTGCTCGCCAGCCTCAACCCCCAGGAGCGGCGCGAGGTGCTGGCCGCCGCGCGCACACGCTCCTTCGCCCGGCGGGAGGTGCTCTTCCACGCCGGCGACCCCGGCGACACCCTCTTCCTCATCCGGGCAGGCCACGTGGCCGTGCGGGTCACGACGGAGTACGGCGACACCGTCACGCTCGCGGTGGTCGGGCCGGGGGAGACCGTGGGGGAGCTGGCCCTGCTCGGGGAGGTCGGGGAGCGCAGCGCGACGGTCATGGCGCTGGAGGCGACCGAGGCGCTGACCCTGACCAGGGACCAGATCGCCTCCCTGCGTGCCACCCACCCGCGGGTCGAGCGGCTGCTGCTGGACGTGCTCACCGCCCAGGTACGGCGCCTGACGGGGCACCTGGTCGAGGCGTTGTACGTCCCGGTGCGCCACCGCGTCGTCCGCCGGCTGCTGGCCCTCGCCGAGCAGTACGGCGACGGGGCGAAGCCGGTGACGCTCACCGTCACCCAGGACGACATCGCGGGCCTGGCGGGGGCTGCGCGCCCGACCGTCAACCAGGTGCTGCGCGCGCTGGAGTCCGACGGGGCCGTCTCGCTGAGCCGGGGGCGCATCGAGATCGTCGACCGGGCGCGGCTCGCGAAGCACCGCGGCTGACGCCGGCGCGAGCAGGAGGGGGCGCGGCCGGGTCAGGTGAGCCGGAGCGGGATGTAGGCGTTCGAGCCGGCGATGCGGACGGTCATGCCGCTCGCCGCCGAGTCGATGCCGAAGCCCTCGCTGGCGTGGATGCTCGCCAGGCTGCTACACCCACCGGTAGTTGCAGGGGTGGGGGACGAACCCCCACTTCCAGCAGGTCGACCGCGAGACTACGTGCGCGTCCAGGTCGAGACCGTGGCCGTGCAGGAGAAGCTCGTGCCGCTGTCGGTCGACAAGCGGAACCGGACGGCGGCCGACCTGCTGCCCGAGGCGTCGTAGCAGCGGTCGATCGTGAAGCCCGTGGACGGCGGGCTGAGCGCGATGGGCTTGCCCACGACGGCGAAGCTGACGTTCGAGGGAGCGCTCGCCCCCATCGCGAACGTCGCCGCGACCGCGCGGCCGCCGCCGAGCGTCAGGCTGCCGGAGCGGTTGAGGTGGAACGCCGTCCTCGAGACCGAGCCGTTGAGCCTGCCGTTGACCGCGACGAAGCCCGGATGGCCGGCGGCGAGCGCCGCGGGAGAAGGAGAGGCCGGTGGTCGTCAGCCCGGCGCTGGCGTCCAACCGCACCCCGTTGCTGATCATGGAGCCGGAGGCGGCGAGCTCGGAGGCTGACCCTGGGCCCGCGGCTTCCGTCCGGCCGGCGTGTCCGCCCCGCCGGCGTGTCTGTCCAGCTCGAAGTCACGGCCGGGTGGGGGCCGATGCGTTCGTCGCGTCGGAGCCCCGCGGGCGACCGGTAGGCTGGGACCCGCCGACCCCCATCCACGCAGGAGCGCTCGTGGCCCGCGTCGTCGTCGACGTCATGTTGAAGCCGGAGATTCTCGACCCGCAGGGCCAGGCCATCGCCGGCGCCCTGCCCCGACTCGGGTTCGAGGGGGTGGCGAGCGTCCGGCAGGGCAAGCGGTTCGAGCTGGAGCTCGACGGGCCCCTGACGCCCGACGTCCTCGCGAAGGTCGAGGAGGCGGCGAAGACGCTGCTCTCGAACCCCGTGATCGAGGACTACACGGTGCACCTGCCGGAGGGGGAGCCCGCGTGAGGGTCGGCGTCGTCACCTTCCCCGGCTCGCTCGACGACGGCGACGCCCGCCGGGCCGTACGCATCGCCGGGGCCGAGGCCGTCGCGCTCTGGCACGGCGACGCCGACCTCAAGTCGGTCGACGCCGTGATCCTGCCCGGAGGCTTCTCCTACGGGGACTACCTGCGCTGCGGCGCCATCGCCCGGTTCGCACCCGTCATGAGCGAGGTCGTCGCCGGCGCCAGGCGCGGCCTGCCCGTGCTGGGCATCTGCAACGGCTTCCAGATCCTCTGCGAGGCGCACCTGCTGCCGGGCGCGCTGATTCGCAACGACGTGCGCCGCTTCGTCTGCAAGGACCAGCGGCTGCGCATCGAGAGCGCGTCGACGGCCTGGACCTCGGCGTACTCCGCCGGGCAGGAGATCGTCGTCCCGCTGAAGAACGGCGAAGGCGGCTTCGTGGCCGACGAGGCGACCCTCGACCGGCTCGAGGGGGAGGGGCGCGTCGTCGCCCGCTACCTCGGCGACAACCCCAACGGCTCCTACCGCGACATCGCGGGGGTCGCGTCGGAGGACGGCCGCATCGTGGGCCTCATGCCGCACCCCGAGCACGCGGTCGAGGAGCTGACCGGGCCCACCACCGACGGGCTCGGCTTCTTCACGTCCGTGCTGAAGGAGATGGTGAGCGCGTGAGCGTCGACACCGTCAAGTCCGCCGAGGACGCGCCGGACGCGCCCCAGCCCTACCGCGAGCTCGGGCTCAAGGACGACGAGTACGCCCGCATCCGCGAGATCCTCGGCCGCCGGCCGACCTCGAGCGAGCTGGCGATGTACTCGGTCATGTGGAGCGAGCACTGCTCCTACAAGTCCTCCAAGGTCCATCTGCGCCAGTTCGGCGAGAAGGCCCCGAAGACCGACGCGCTCCTCGTGGGCGTCGGCGAGAACGCCGGCGTCGTGGACATCGGCGGCGGCTGGGCCGCGGTCTTCAAGGTCGAGTCGCACAACCACCCGTCGTACGTCGAGCCCTACCAGGGCGCCGCGACCGGGGTCGGGGGCATCGTGCGCGACGTGCTGACGATGGGCGCCCGCCCCATCGGCGTCATGGACCCGCTGCGCTTCGGCCCCGCCGACGCGCCCGACACCCGAAGGGTGCTTCCGGGGGTCGTCGCCGGGGTCGGCGGCTACGGCAACTGCCTCGGGCTGCCCAACATCGGCGGCGAGGTCGTGTTCGACCCGACGTACGCCGGCAACCCGCTGGTGAACGCGCTCTGCGTCGGGGTGCTCAAGCCCGGCGAGGACGGCAAGGGCATCAAGCTCGCGCACGCCTCCGGGCTCGGCAACCTCGTCGTGCTCTTCGGCGCGCGCACCGGCGGCGACGGCATCGGGGGCGTCTCGGTGCTGGCGTCCGAGACGTTCGAGTCGACCGGCCCGACCAAGCGCCCGGCGGTGCAGGTCGGCGACCCGTTCATGGAGAAGCTGCTCATCGAGTGCTGCCTCGAGCTCTTCGCCGAGGACCTCGTCGTCGGCATCCAGGACCTCGGCGGCGCCGGCATCTCCTGCGCGACCTCGGAGCTGGCCAGCGCCGGTGACGGCGGCATGCTCGTCGACCTCGACCGCGTCCCGCTGCGCGACCCGTCGCTCGCTCCCGAGGAGATCCTCATGAGCGAGTCGCAGGAGCGCATGATGGCCTGCGTCGAGCCGAAGCACATCGAGCGCTTCCTCGCCGTCTGCGCGAAGTGGGACATCCCCGCAACCGTGATCGGCAGCGTGACCGACACCGGCCGGCTGCAGATCGACTGGCACGGCGAGCGCATCGTCGACGTGCCGCCGCGCACCGTCGCCCACGAGGGCCCGGTCTACGAGCGCCCGTATGCCCGCCCGGCCGACCAGGACGCGCTGCAGGCCTCCGGGCCCGAGTCGCTGCCGCGGCCGTCGACCGGCGAGGAGCTCCGGGCCGAGCTGCTCAGGCTCGTCGCCGCCCCCAACGTCGCGTCCAAGGCGTGGGTGACGGACCAGTACGACCGCTACGTCCTCGGCGGCACCGTGCTGGCCCAGCCCGAGGACTCGGGCATGCTCCGCGTCGACGAGGAGACCGGGCTCGGTATCGCGATCGCGACGGACGGCAACGGGCGCTTCGCGCGGCTCGACCCGTACGCCGGTGCCCAGCTCGCGCTGTCCGAGGCGTACCGCAACGTCGCGACGACCGGCGCGAAGCCGTTGGCCGTCACGAACTGCCTGAACTTCGGTTCCCCCGAGAACCCCGACGTCATGTGGCAGTTCGCCGAGGCCGTGCGCGGGCTGGCGGACGCGTGCCTCGAGCTCGGGGTGCCCGTCACCGGTGGCAACGTCAGCTTCTACAACTCCACCGCGGACGTCGCGATCCTGCCGACGCCTGTCGTCGGCGTGCTCGGCGTGATCGACGACGTGACCCGGCGTACCCCCATCGGCTTCGACGCCGAGGGCGACGTGGTCTACCTGCTGGGCGAGACGCGCGACGAGCTCGGCGGGTCCGAGTGGGCGCACTCGCTCCACGGCCACCTCGGCGGCCTGCCACCGAAGGTCGACCTCGCGGCGGAGAAGCTGCTCGCCGAGGTGCTGATCAACGCGTCCCGGGACGGGCTGCTCGAGGCGGCGCACGACCTGGCCGACGGCGGCCTCGCGGTCGCGCTCGTGGAGATGGCGATCCGCCGCGGGCGGGGGGCGCGGGTCTGGCTGCCGGAGGGGATCGACCCGTTCGTCGCCCTCTTCAGCGAGTCGGTGGCGCGGGCGATCGTCGTGGTCCCGCGGTCGGAGGAAGTTCGCTTCACCGATATGTGCATCGCCCGTCGACTCCCGCACGCTCGGATCGGCGTGGTGGACGGGGACTCGCTCGACGTGCAGGGCCAGTTCAGCGTCCCGGTCGAGGAGCTGCGCCGCGCCCACGCGGAGACGCTGCCGGCGATCTTCGAGCCGGCGCGCGACGCGAGCCCGCTGAACGCGCACTGAGCGTCCCGGGGCGCCCGTACCTCGACCGGGTGAGGGCGCCCCGGTTCGCTTGGCACACTGTTCCGTCGTGTCAGCAAGCGGCTTGTCCGGCTACGTCTCCGTCCTTCGCACGGGGCGCGCGGCCCGCCCGTTCCTCGCCGCGGTCGTCGCCCGGCTGTCGTTGTCGATGGCGCCGCTGTCGGCGGTGCTGCTCGTCAACGAGGTGCGCGGCGACTACGGCGAGGCCGGACTCGTCACCGGCGCGTACGCCCTCGGCACCGCGGCCGGGTCGCCACTGTGGGGACGGGCGCTCGACCGGCTCGGCCAAGCGCGGGTCATCGCGCCCACCGGCGTGGTGTCCGCGCTGCTGCTGGCCGTGCTGGCCCTGACAGCGGCCGCGGACGCGCCGGTCCCGCTGCTGCTCCTGCTCGCGGCGTCGAGCGGAGCCTTCTTCCCACCGCTCTCCCCGGCGATGCGGGCCGCGTGGCGGGTGATCTTCTCCGACGAGGGCCGGCGCCGGGCGGGCTACGCGCTCGATGCGGTCGCGGTCGAGACGATCTTCATCGGCGGCCCGCTGCTGCTCTCGCTCCTGCTCACCACCACCGGGCCGGCGGTCCCGCTGATCGTGACGTCCGTGCTGCTGGGGCTCGGCTCGCTCGCGTACGCGTCGACCGACGCGGCCCGCTCGTGGCGCCCGGTCCCGGCCGAGGAGCAGGTCGCGGCGGCCGGGGGTGACCGTCCCGTCCTGGCCGTCCCGGGGATGGCGGCGCTGCTCACGGTCGGGGTGTGCCTGGCTCTGCTCTTCGGCTGCGTGGACACGTCGATCGCGTCCACGGCGCGCGACGTCCTCGACGACGAGTCGACGCTCGGCCTGCTCTTCGCGGCGATCGCGGGCGGGAGCGCGATCGGCGGGCTGCTCTACGGCGCCCTGGCGGGACACGAGGGCGAGCAGCGCCGGCTCCCCCTCACCCTCGTGGCCATCGCCTGCGGGCTCGCCGCCGTGGGGCTCGTGCTCCGGGCCGACCCGCCGCCGCTGGCGCCGCTCCTGCTGCTGCTCTTCGTGTCGGGCCTGTGCATCGCGCCGACCCTGCTCATCCTGCAGAACCTGGTGGACGTCCTGGCCCCCCGCGCGCGGGTCAACGAGGCCCAGGCCTGGCTGTCGATGAGCAACACCGCCGGAGCAGCGGGCG
Proteins encoded in this region:
- the purQ gene encoding phosphoribosylformylglycinamidine synthase subunit PurQ, translating into MRVGVVTFPGSLDDGDARRAVRIAGAEAVALWHGDADLKSVDAVILPGGFSYGDYLRCGAIARFAPVMSEVVAGARRGLPVLGICNGFQILCEAHLLPGALIRNDVRRFVCKDQRLRIESASTAWTSAYSAGQEIVVPLKNGEGGFVADEATLDRLEGEGRVVARYLGDNPNGSYRDIAGVASEDGRIVGLMPHPEHAVEELTGPTTDGLGFFTSVLKEMVSA
- a CDS encoding MFS transporter, which codes for MSASGLSGYVSVLRTGRAARPFLAAVVARLSLSMAPLSAVLLVNEVRGDYGEAGLVTGAYALGTAAGSPLWGRALDRLGQARVIAPTGVVSALLLAVLALTAAADAPVPLLLLLAASSGAFFPPLSPAMRAAWRVIFSDEGRRRAGYALDAVAVETIFIGGPLLLSLLLTTTGPAVPLIVTSVLLGLGSLAYASTDAARSWRPVPAEEQVAAAGGDRPVLAVPGMAALLTVGVCLALLFGCVDTSIASTARDVLDDESTLGLLFAAIAGGSAIGGLLYGALAGHEGEQRRLPLTLVAIACGLAAVGLVLRADPPPLAPLLLLLFVSGLCIAPTLLILQNLVDVLAPRARVNEAQAWLSMSNTAGAAGGTAIAGIVIDAGGVSVSMSTGAGFGVLAAVVALTAQRAWRRGHAAATGNGAAAMTADRPHPG
- the purL gene encoding phosphoribosylformylglycinamidine synthase subunit PurL, which produces MSVDTVKSAEDAPDAPQPYRELGLKDDEYARIREILGRRPTSSELAMYSVMWSEHCSYKSSKVHLRQFGEKAPKTDALLVGVGENAGVVDIGGGWAAVFKVESHNHPSYVEPYQGAATGVGGIVRDVLTMGARPIGVMDPLRFGPADAPDTRRVLPGVVAGVGGYGNCLGLPNIGGEVVFDPTYAGNPLVNALCVGVLKPGEDGKGIKLAHASGLGNLVVLFGARTGGDGIGGVSVLASETFESTGPTKRPAVQVGDPFMEKLLIECCLELFAEDLVVGIQDLGGAGISCATSELASAGDGGMLVDLDRVPLRDPSLAPEEILMSESQERMMACVEPKHIERFLAVCAKWDIPATVIGSVTDTGRLQIDWHGERIVDVPPRTVAHEGPVYERPYARPADQDALQASGPESLPRPSTGEELRAELLRLVAAPNVASKAWVTDQYDRYVLGGTVLAQPEDSGMLRVDEETGLGIAIATDGNGRFARLDPYAGAQLALSEAYRNVATTGAKPLAVTNCLNFGSPENPDVMWQFAEAVRGLADACLELGVPVTGGNVSFYNSTADVAILPTPVVGVLGVIDDVTRRTPIGFDAEGDVVYLLGETRDELGGSEWAHSLHGHLGGLPPKVDLAAEKLLAEVLINASRDGLLEAAHDLADGGLAVALVEMAIRRGRGARVWLPEGIDPFVALFSESVARAIVVVPRSEEVRFTDMCIARRLPHARIGVVDGDSLDVQGQFSVPVEELRRAHAETLPAIFEPARDASPLNAH
- a CDS encoding Crp/Fnr family transcriptional regulator, with protein sequence MEWPLLASLNPQERREVLAAARTRSFARREVLFHAGDPGDTLFLIRAGHVAVRVTTEYGDTVTLAVVGPGETVGELALLGEVGERSATVMALEATEALTLTRDQIASLRATHPRVERLLLDVLTAQVRRLTGHLVEALYVPVRHRVVRRLLALAEQYGDGAKPVTLTVTQDDIAGLAGAARPTVNQVLRALESDGAVSLSRGRIEIVDRARLAKHRG
- the purS gene encoding phosphoribosylformylglycinamidine synthase subunit PurS, with product MARVVVDVMLKPEILDPQGQAIAGALPRLGFEGVASVRQGKRFELELDGPLTPDVLAKVEEAAKTLLSNPVIEDYTVHLPEGEPA
- a CDS encoding DUF1905 domain-containing protein, which codes for MSEDLVVTGEVELFPGPGGWHFVRAPREWSGDLAHRARRGLIAVTATVGSTTWPTSLMPTGDGSHFVALPKAVRAAEDVRLGDDVTVRVRLRDR